Genomic window (Croceicoccus sp. Ery15):
GGCGTCCTGCCTTGAGGGCATCGAAACGCGCCGAAATGAGCGCCAGCGCATGCTCGGCAATATCGCCCGCAACAAGTTCGACCTCAGCGCTATCGAACTCGTCGATCCCGTTGAGCAGGACATTCTCGTCATTGAGCGTGTGATAGGCGACTGCCGGGAGCTTCGACCACCCGTTCAACGCCTCGGCAATACGGACCACGCCTTCGTTGCTGCGCTCGTCGAGCCGAACGCTCATGCGCCGGTAGAGATCGACCTGTAGATCCCATCCCTTCTGGAGGCGCTGACGCCGCGTGCCGGAACTGCTCTTCTTGTAATCCACGACGATCGGCTGCCCATCGGAAAGCCGCAGCAAGCAATCGGCTTTGCCGTGCACGGGATGACCGAACAGCTCTCCCGACAGCCAGAACTCATTGCCCACGATCTCGGCGTCCAGAGATTTGAGGACCAACGACCAATGCTTCGCGGACTTGGTGATTTCTGCCTCAAGCGTGTTGCGCTCGACCGCCCATGCCGACGTCTGGAGAAACGGCGCCAATGCGCGAATGCGATCGAGCAGTAGGTCGGGGACCTTGGCTTCGATCTCTTCGTTGGACGGATGCGTCTTGCCCGGCACAAACAGGCGCTCGAAAACCTCGTGCGCGAGGGATCCGCGAAGCATGACGTCAAGCGCCTCGGGCTGCCAGGAAACATGTTCGGCGCCCAGCTCAGCGAGGAGCCAGGCCAGGGGACTGACCAGAAGCTTTTCGAGCCGGCTCGGGCTCTGCGCTCGCACACTGCCGTCTTGCTTCTGGCGCAGCCCCAGAAGATTGAAGTCGAACGCATAGTGCGGCGGCACCTCCGGCATCAGCGCCGGTTCAATCACTGGTCTGGGCTTCCACGCCACCAGCCTGTCCCAGATCGTTCCCTCGCTATGGTTCAAAGGCACGATCAGATTCTCTGGGTCCTCCATCCCTTCCACAAGCCGCGAGATCAGCGGCAGGCTCGACGACGCCGAAAGCGAGCTACCACTGCGATCACGCTCTGACAGGATGAGGATAACCTGCTCGCTCGCTGCACCAATCTGGCGCGTGAAGAGCTCGAGCGCGGCAGCGAGTTGCTGCGCCTGCGATGGCAGCTGGATGCCCGTCACATCGGCAATCGATGCGACTTCGCTGTCGAGGAAAAACGGATTGCCCGCGGGCGGTGACGGATAGGCACCGTCATTGAAGCCCAGGACGAGAAGCTTGCGAAACGGCCGCTTCGGTGTTTCGTGGGCCATCATCACCGAGATGCCACCGAGGAAGTAAGCTCCTCTCGCCGGTGGCGCAGCTTGGTAGGCCGCTGCCATCTGGATGGCTTTCTCCAGTTCCGCTTCTGCCGCGTCATTGGCATTGCCAAGGGCAGCGATCAGGCGCGATGCCTGTTGCTTCGCTTCAGCGACATCCTCAGCGAGCGCCTCGTTGTCGCTGAGCAGCCTCTGGAAAGATCGAACCTGCTCCTTGAGCTGGCCGTTGGTCGAAGGCGAATTCGAGCGGATCAGGGCGAATAGAGCGGCCTGTCTGCCTGTGAAGTCACGAACATCC
Coding sequences:
- a CDS encoding PD-(D/E)XK nuclease family protein: MFENCHLRIGEAPFTSCMPLSAQLLGSLYALPQSTEKPLREALDALGDSVPWAESFAVAPEQTTGAVGAMLRHMMMATRDLDPASIEIDVLPGEGRARLHLEALRNLWIISDTLVPSDLATLKAFLASNADDALQPLQVVWDRDCVQLTPLERAVIEHIETHHGQLSADDNDVVRLISDRKLARATGSCLAGHVQRHLLDPDVPVMPLDDSLAILSVRDSLTECEAAAAIVQRLLTDDATLAASDIGIIVPQGAEYGHYLAETFAHAGLVASSLPGFGQRRNIGGEALLHFLQCRRRPAPAMALASLYCSPVLCWPEKVGTALAAAVMDGDFQPRDVRDFTGRQAALFALIRSNSPSTNGQLKEQVRSFQRLLSDNEALAEDVAEAKQQASRLIAALGNANDAAEAELEKAIQMAAAYQAAPPARGAYFLGGISVMMAHETPKRPFRKLLVLGFNDGAYPSPPAGNPFFLDSEVASIADVTGIQLPSQAQQLAAALELFTRQIGAASEQVILILSERDRSGSSLSASSSLPLISRLVEGMEDPENLIVPLNHSEGTIWDRLVAWKPRPVIEPALMPEVPPHYAFDFNLLGLRQKQDGSVRAQSPSRLEKLLVSPLAWLLAELGAEHVSWQPEALDVMLRGSLAHEVFERLFVPGKTHPSNEEIEAKVPDLLLDRIRALAPFLQTSAWAVERNTLEAEITKSAKHWSLVLKSLDAEIVGNEFWLSGELFGHPVHGKADCLLRLSDGQPIVVDYKKSSSGTRRQRLQKGWDLQVDLYRRMSVRLDERSNEGVVRIAEALNGWSKLPAVAYHTLNDENVLLNGIDEFDSAEVELVAGDIAEHALALISARFDALKAGRLDTNTTADEKFFQRSAALGTYALEDSPLIAAFMRDDINPSVALTDNEDD